ACATTCACCTGTGCAGGTGCTAAAGAACTTCTCTCATGTCCGGAATCTTCGGGTGGAGCTCCCCTCAGGGGATGTTGGGACTGAGGCAGGGGTTTTTCTCAAGTGGCGGGCTATGTATGGCAGCACGCTTCAGAACTGTGTGATTCTTGGCGGTACGCTGGTTGATCGCAAGACTGTCGCCGTTGGGCATGATCCATCAACGGAGGACAGTGGAAGCATGCCAGAATCTTTCTATACCAACGGAGGGCTGAAACTCCGTGTTGTGTGGACTATCAGCACTCTGATTGCTGCATCGACGAGGCATTATCTTCTCCAGTCAATCATCAAGGACCATCCAACATTGAGAAGCTTAGTTTTGACAGACGCCGACGGGCAAGGGACAATCTCCATGGGGATGGAACAGCTCAAGGAGTTCAGGGAGAACCAGTTGCCAGCCTCAGCATGTTCCAACCGGACGCAGGTCCCAGCGTGCAGCATGAAGCTGAAGTATGCGGCATACCTCGAGCTGCCTGATGGCTTGGCAATGCAAGGTGCAACCTTGGTTGTTATCAAGCCCTCAGCCGATGGAACTAGTGGCGGCCACAGCAGTCGGAAGGAAACTGAAGCTTTTGTCTCAGATGCATTTGATGGACCATTCAAATTTGCAGCGAAGGCGCTGATGAAGAGGCGTACCTATCTTCTGGAGATGAATGGGTTCTAGACCTGTTCCTTAAGAGCTGTTCACAGATATCTTTCTTGTGAGTGGATATCATGAGTCATTAAGCTGTATAAATTTCTGCTGGAGCAAATGCAGTCCTGAATTTTGTGGTTTAAGATAAAAGCGTTTAAGATAAAAGCTACATCTATAGATGATTTCTGCTGCCATCCTCTTTGTAGGAGTATCTATGAAGTGCAGTCTAGCACACCTTGAGAAGGCCGCGAGCCCAGGAAGATAGAACTGAGGCGTCCACTACTCTAGCGTCTGTCCATAAGCATTTGCTAATGATACTTATATCAGTCAGAGTTTGGCgtgatttttttattgaagGCTTTGACCCAGTCAAAGTTTCAGTACTACAAAAAAAACCGAACACACCCCAAAAAAAACGCAGAAAAAAGAacgaaagaaaagaagtgcGGAGTGTAGACGGCGCGCAAAAGCTAGTAGCGCGGTcgattctttttttgttgttgcgtAGACCCAATATACTAACACCGAGGTGATTCATACTCGGACATATCTGGCCCAATatcctctcaaaaaataaaatttctggCCCAATGTAGTTGTAAGCATCAGGCACGATGAGTACAACTACAGCCAGAGAACATCTGCCTCCGTGATCCTTTTCTCGTTCCAGAGAAAGCCGCATTTTGTGATCGATGGTCGTTCAGGCGGGGGTtctgcgtttttttt
The Brachypodium distachyon strain Bd21 chromosome 2, Brachypodium_distachyon_v3.0, whole genome shotgun sequence genome window above contains:
- the LOC100826636 gene encoding F-box protein At5g46170; the protein is MHPRARIHADPALQLDQIDCLPDALVLLILNKLEDVRSLGRCSAVSKRFNELVPLVHDVYVKIDRVVTADGDADDAFNLSSPKARHIFSHFIKLMLFTIVKPFHSMRNPSGTGRPVFPQLAQHSPVQVLKNFSHVRNLRVELPSGDVGTEAGVFLKWRAMYGSTLQNCVILGGTLVDRKTVAVGHDPSTEDSGSMPESFYTNGGLKLRVVWTISTLIAASTRHYLLQSIIKDHPTLRSLVLTDADGQGTISMGMEQLKEFRENQLPASACSNRTQVPACSMKLKYAAYLELPDGLAMQGATLVVIKPSADGTSGGHSSRKETEAFVSDAFDGPFKFAAKALMKRRTYLLEMNGF